One genomic segment of Hordeum vulgare subsp. vulgare chromosome 2H, MorexV3_pseudomolecules_assembly, whole genome shotgun sequence includes these proteins:
- the LOC123427708 gene encoding probable protein-S-isoprenylcysteine O-methyltransferase, with the protein MRHLLRPAPHQRQASLPAAQVPSPSGSSGLQIPALPMAARAQAWQFAAALVLFHGSEYILAAFFHGHRNVTATSLLISKQYVLAMSFAMAEHLTESLFFPEIKGYLFVSNIGLLMVLFGEIIRKIAVVTAGRAFTHVIRIQYEDQHQLVTHGIYRFMRHPGYSGFLLWAVGTQVMLCNPVSTVLFALVLWRFFSKRIPYEEFFLRQFFGSQYEEYARKVHSGLPFIN; encoded by the exons ATGCGGCATCTCCTCCGCCCGGCACCTCACCAACGCCAAGCATCTCTTCCCGCTGCCCAAGTCCCGAGCCCCAGCGGAAGCTCCGGTCTCCAGATCCCCGCTCTGCCCATGGCGGCGCGGGCACAGGCGTGGCAGTTTGCGgccgccctggtcctcttccacgGCTCCGAGTACATCCTGGCCGCCTTCTTCCACGGCCACCGCAACGTCACCGCCACCT CACTTCTTATCAGCAAGCAGTATGTTTTGGCAATGAGTTTTGCGATGGCGGAACACCTGACAGAAAGCCTTTTCTTCCCAGAAATAAAAGGGTATCTGTTTGTCAGTAATATTGGCCTTCTGATGGTGCTTTTTGGTGAAATTATTCGTAAAATTGCTGTCGTGACAGCTGGACGTGCCTTTACACATGTTATACGGATTCAGTATGAAGACCAGCATCAGTTGGTAACTCATGGAATTTATAG ATTTATGCGGCATCCTGGGTATTCAGGCTTTCTTCTATGGGCAGTTGGAACACAGGTTATGCTGTGCAATCCAGTATCTACAGTTTTATTTGCATTGGTGCTGTGGCGTTTCTTTTCAAAGCGGATACC ATATGAAGAATTTTTCTTGAGGCAATTTTTTGGCTCTCAATATGAAGAATATGCAAGGAAAGTGCACTCGGGGTTACCATTTATAAACTGA